A genomic segment from Dermatobacter hominis encodes:
- a CDS encoding DUF2252 domain-containing protein, which translates to MVSQGGEVREAGGLARAADRAAAGRAVREAVPRSSLGDWTPTPDRDPVAVLDAQDASRAQDLVPLRHERMAATPFTFFRGAAAVFAADLAPMPRTGLEVQLCGDAHLANFGIFASPDRAQVFDLNDFDETLPGPFEWDLLRLVASFEVAARDRGFDDPDRVLIVTDAVLAYVGAMREYSRMGHLDVWYDRMTVDDIAARWGGGASKEVMRRFQHNVEKARSKDRLRAFDRLVQVTDGEPRFRSDPPVLVPVSELFGADEAARLMGTIDHALRMYRRTLPLDRRALLDRYRFVDLARKVVGVGSVGTRCWVALLVGDDDRDPLFLQVKEAQTSVLEPYLGRSRFGQHGQRVVEGQRLIQSSPDVFLGWEQVAGADGVPRDYYFRQLWDWKGSADLEKMLPSAMAVYAAVCGRCMARAHARTGDSVALAAYLGKGRTMTASLVEFAARYADQNERDQQAFR; encoded by the coding sequence ATGGTGAGCCAGGGCGGCGAGGTCAGGGAGGCGGGCGGTCTCGCCCGCGCGGCGGACCGGGCTGCGGCGGGGCGGGCGGTCCGCGAGGCGGTGCCGAGGTCATCGCTCGGCGACTGGACGCCGACCCCCGACCGCGACCCGGTCGCGGTGCTCGACGCGCAGGATGCCAGCCGGGCCCAGGACCTGGTGCCGCTGCGGCACGAGCGCATGGCGGCCACGCCCTTCACGTTCTTCCGCGGCGCCGCCGCGGTGTTCGCCGCCGACCTGGCGCCGATGCCCCGCACCGGGCTCGAGGTCCAGCTCTGCGGTGACGCCCACCTCGCCAACTTCGGGATCTTCGCGTCGCCCGACCGGGCCCAGGTGTTCGACCTCAACGACTTCGACGAGACGCTGCCCGGCCCCTTCGAGTGGGACCTGCTCCGGCTCGTGGCCAGCTTCGAGGTCGCGGCGCGCGATCGCGGCTTCGACGATCCCGACCGCGTGCTGATCGTGACCGACGCGGTGCTGGCCTACGTCGGGGCCATGCGCGAGTACTCCCGCATGGGCCACCTCGACGTCTGGTACGACCGGATGACGGTCGACGACATCGCTGCCCGATGGGGCGGCGGCGCGTCGAAGGAGGTCATGCGCCGCTTCCAGCACAACGTGGAGAAGGCGCGCAGCAAGGACCGCCTCCGCGCCTTCGACCGGCTGGTCCAGGTCACCGACGGCGAGCCGCGGTTCCGCAGCGACCCGCCGGTGCTCGTCCCGGTGAGCGAGCTGTTCGGCGCGGACGAGGCCGCCCGGCTCATGGGGACGATCGACCACGCGCTGCGGATGTACCGGCGCACGCTGCCCCTCGACCGGCGGGCCCTCCTCGACCGGTACCGCTTCGTCGACCTGGCGAGGAAGGTGGTCGGCGTCGGCAGCGTCGGCACCCGCTGCTGGGTGGCGCTGCTCGTGGGCGACGACGACCGCGACCCGCTCTTCCTGCAGGTGAAGGAGGCCCAGACCTCGGTGCTCGAGCCCTACCTGGGCCGCAGCCGGTTCGGCCAGCACGGCCAGCGGGTGGTCGAGGGCCAGCGGCTCATCCAGTCGTCGCCCGACGTCTTCCTCGGCTGGGAGCAGGTCGCCGGCGCCGACGGCGTGCCCCGCGACTACTACTTCCGCCAGCTCTGGGACTGGAAGGGTTCGGCGGACCTCGAGAAGATGCTGCCGAGTGCGATGGCCGTCTACGCCGCGGTGTGCGGACGGTGCATGGCGAGGGCGCACGCCCGGACCGGCGACAGCGTGGCGCTCGCGGCCTACCTCGGCAAGGGCCGCACGATGACGGCGTCGCTCGTCGAGTTCGCCGCCCGCTACGCGGACCAGAACGAGCGCGACCAGCAGGCGTTCCGCTGA
- a CDS encoding winged helix-turn-helix transcriptional regulator, whose product MRRTSFEDMHCSVAQCLEVVGEWWSLLIVRDAFLGVTRFDDFQDRLGISRNVLNQRLIHLVDNGVLVRVPYQDHPPRSEYRLTEKGRDLWQVVTAMRQWGDRWAAPDGPPLEVRHRSCGELTEAVPTCTHCGERLDVHSVVAEVGPGAAPRGFDRTALDPARSG is encoded by the coding sequence GTGCGCCGGACCAGCTTCGAGGACATGCACTGCTCCGTGGCCCAGTGCCTCGAGGTCGTGGGCGAGTGGTGGAGCCTCCTCATCGTGCGTGACGCCTTCCTCGGCGTCACGCGCTTCGACGACTTCCAGGACCGCCTGGGCATCTCCCGCAACGTCCTCAACCAGCGGCTGATCCACCTGGTCGACAACGGCGTGCTCGTCCGGGTCCCCTACCAGGACCACCCGCCGCGGTCGGAGTACCGGTTGACCGAGAAGGGTCGCGACCTCTGGCAGGTCGTCACGGCGATGCGGCAGTGGGGCGACCGCTGGGCGGCTCCCGACGGGCCGCCGCTCGAGGTCCGCCACCGCAGCTGCGGCGAGCTCACCGAGGCCGTCCCCACCTGCACGCACTGCGGCGAGCGCCTGGACGTGCACTCCGTCGTCGCCGAGGTCGGCCCCGGCGCGGCGCCGCGCGGCTTCGACCGCACGGCGCTCGACCCGGCCCGCTCCGGCTGA
- a CDS encoding DHA2 family efflux MFS transporter permease subunit produces MRNASDPTSPPATSAAPAPPAEASRRAVFVVTALGSFMAALDLSIVNVAFPDLEASYPAASQAQLSWVITAYTIVFGALLVTGGRMGDRLGRRRTFMGGLAVFLAGSLLCGVAPGVGFLVASRALQGAGAALMVPASLALLIGAYPPERRTQTVALWGGVGALAVATGPSLGAAIVSLGGWRWAFLVNLPVGVLVAVLGRRVLTESRPQEASGRPDLGGVALITVAVGSLVLSISQGPEWGWTDPRTVGAAVVAVIAAVWFVQRSRRHPDPVVDPALFHDRSFVVANLATFVYATGFFAMLLGNILFLTGVWGWSIMWAGLAVTPGPIVVAVVAGPAGRLAGRVGFRPLLLTGAACFAAGLLWYVAFVGTTPDYVRDWLPGTLVTGLGIGLTFPVLSAAAVSTLPPERYAVGSAVNQTARQVGGAIGVAVLVVVLGEPTSVAGQLEAFDHLWLYVAAMALLSGVVGAFIPRPAPALVRSSSDRRSSP; encoded by the coding sequence ATGAGGAACGCCAGCGACCCGACCAGCCCGCCGGCCACGTCCGCGGCACCGGCGCCGCCCGCCGAGGCGAGCCGGCGCGCCGTGTTCGTGGTGACCGCCCTCGGGTCCTTCATGGCGGCGCTCGACCTCTCGATCGTCAACGTCGCGTTCCCCGACCTCGAGGCGTCCTACCCGGCGGCCAGCCAGGCGCAGCTGTCGTGGGTCATCACCGCCTACACGATCGTGTTCGGGGCGCTGCTCGTGACCGGCGGGCGGATGGGCGACCGCCTCGGTCGGCGCCGCACGTTCATGGGCGGCCTGGCCGTGTTCCTCGCCGGTTCGCTCCTGTGCGGCGTCGCCCCCGGCGTCGGCTTCCTGGTCGCGAGCCGGGCGCTCCAGGGCGCCGGGGCCGCGTTGATGGTGCCGGCGTCGCTCGCGCTGCTGATCGGCGCCTACCCGCCGGAGCGCCGGACCCAGACGGTGGCGCTCTGGGGCGGCGTCGGCGCCCTCGCGGTGGCGACCGGGCCGTCGCTCGGGGCGGCGATCGTGTCGCTCGGCGGATGGCGCTGGGCGTTCCTCGTCAACCTCCCGGTCGGCGTGCTCGTCGCCGTGCTCGGCCGTCGTGTGCTGACCGAGTCGAGGCCGCAGGAGGCGTCGGGCCGTCCCGACCTCGGCGGTGTCGCCCTCATCACCGTCGCGGTCGGCTCGCTCGTGCTGTCGATCTCGCAAGGGCCCGAGTGGGGCTGGACCGATCCGAGGACGGTCGGCGCCGCGGTCGTCGCGGTCATCGCGGCCGTGTGGTTCGTGCAGCGCTCCCGCCGCCACCCCGACCCGGTCGTCGACCCGGCGCTGTTCCACGACCGCTCGTTCGTGGTCGCCAACCTGGCGACGTTCGTCTACGCCACCGGGTTCTTCGCGATGCTCCTCGGCAACATCCTGTTCCTCACCGGCGTGTGGGGCTGGTCGATCATGTGGGCCGGCCTGGCGGTCACGCCCGGACCGATCGTGGTCGCCGTCGTCGCCGGACCGGCGGGGCGCCTCGCCGGACGGGTCGGGTTCCGTCCCCTGCTGCTGACCGGTGCCGCCTGCTTCGCGGCCGGGCTGCTCTGGTACGTCGCGTTCGTCGGTACGACGCCGGACTACGTGCGGGACTGGCTGCCCGGCACCCTCGTCACCGGCCTCGGCATCGGGCTCACCTTCCCCGTGCTCAGCGCGGCCGCCGTCTCGACGCTGCCACCGGAGCGCTACGCGGTCGGCAGCGCGGTCAACCAGACCGCCCGCCAGGTCGGCGGAGCGATCGGCGTCGCGGTGCTCGTCGTCGTGCTGGGCGAGCCGACCTCCGTGGCCGGCCAGCTCGAGGCGTTCGACCACCTGTGGCTGTACGTCGCCGCCATGGCGCTGCTCTCGGGCGTGGTCGGCGCGTTCATCCCCAGACCGGCGCCGGCCCTCGTCAGGTCGTCGTCCGACCGTCGATCGTCTCCCTGA
- a CDS encoding DinB family protein gives MDPTTTEADAAPALDDERADLLAELATVRAALAATVDGLGDEQAGEHPTASALCLGGLIKHVASVEEAWMRFVVDGPSAMSYELPDGVTWDDFMSGTAAAYPQWAIDREADFQMQPGDTITSVLDRYERAAARTEEVVASVPDLSASHQLPEAPWNEPGARHSVRRVLVHVIAETAQHAGHAEIIRETIDGRTTT, from the coding sequence ATGGATCCCACCACCACCGAAGCCGACGCCGCCCCTGCGCTCGACGACGAGCGGGCCGACCTGCTCGCCGAGCTCGCCACCGTCCGGGCCGCCCTGGCCGCCACGGTCGACGGCCTCGGCGACGAGCAGGCCGGCGAGCACCCGACGGCCAGCGCGCTGTGCCTCGGTGGCCTCATCAAGCACGTCGCGTCGGTCGAGGAGGCGTGGATGAGGTTCGTGGTCGACGGGCCGTCCGCGATGTCCTACGAGCTGCCCGACGGCGTGACGTGGGACGACTTCATGTCCGGCACCGCCGCCGCGTACCCGCAGTGGGCCATCGACCGCGAGGCCGACTTCCAGATGCAGCCCGGCGACACGATCACCTCGGTGCTCGACCGCTACGAGCGGGCGGCGGCGAGGACGGAGGAGGTCGTCGCCTCGGTCCCGGACCTGTCGGCCTCCCACCAGCTCCCCGAGGCGCCGTGGAACGAGCCCGGCGCCCGGCACAGCGTGCGCCGGGTGCTGGTGCACGTCATCGCCGAGACCGCCCAGCACGCGGGGCACGCCGAGATCATCAGGGAGACGATCGACGGTCGGACGACGACCTGA